A stretch of the Acidobacteriota bacterium genome encodes the following:
- a CDS encoding TolC family protein, with amino-acid sequence MSPEQKPGSPARAGRRAAAAALALVLSAGVAFADDSVSVPIGSKARKAIPLPAGDRIELTLQKTIEMTLQNVLDLDVSAYTLEESRFGILSARGAFDPTFELDLGIKDTQTPRSSIYQANQTKTGYANPYLTGLLPYGTTYTLGWTNTRSDVVGAGTLLNPTYSSNLSLGVTQPLLRNFGKTVTERFVVQAKIGENQSAYGFVIAVQTAIQTAENAYWDLVYAVENLRAKQEALDRAKDLNRITKIKIDVGALAPIDIVQTEVTIAQREQDIIIAEGLIGDAQDRLRRLLNVQSVPDWNRPIVPTDRPTRESLRSGFVADVNQGYESALKVRPEIRQSLLNIEAKKVTASYQQNQLRPRLDLSGGYGRAGLGANGLGVDADGNPYDLSYSSALTQIGRGDYPAWSVGLVFAIPIGNRAAKGNAAIANADLELARTSLAITKANLQVEVRTAARNIDTAYRSVQAASKARELAERNLDAEKKKYENGMTTSFQVAQIQNDLTTARTIELQAVAGYLKSLVSWHKAIGDLLPQKNVVLSGLNVSLDPAPAEEGNVR; translated from the coding sequence GTGAGTCCTGAGCAGAAGCCCGGCAGCCCCGCGCGCGCCGGCCGGCGGGCGGCCGCGGCGGCCCTCGCCCTCGTCCTTTCCGCCGGCGTCGCATTCGCGGACGACTCCGTTTCCGTGCCCATCGGCTCGAAGGCCCGCAAGGCCATCCCCCTCCCCGCGGGAGACAGGATCGAGCTGACCCTCCAGAAGACGATCGAGATGACGCTCCAGAACGTCCTCGACCTCGACGTGTCCGCCTACACGCTGGAGGAGTCCCGCTTCGGCATCCTCTCGGCACGCGGCGCGTTCGACCCGACGTTCGAGCTGGACCTCGGCATCAAAGACACGCAGACGCCCCGGAGCTCGATCTACCAGGCCAACCAGACGAAGACCGGATACGCGAACCCCTACCTGACGGGGCTCCTGCCGTACGGGACGACGTACACCCTCGGCTGGACGAACACGCGCAGCGACGTCGTGGGCGCGGGGACGCTCCTGAACCCCACGTACTCGAGCAACCTCTCGCTCGGCGTCACGCAGCCCCTCCTCCGGAACTTCGGAAAGACGGTGACGGAGCGCTTCGTCGTCCAGGCGAAGATCGGGGAGAACCAGAGCGCCTACGGCTTCGTCATCGCGGTTCAGACGGCGATCCAGACCGCCGAGAACGCGTACTGGGACCTCGTCTACGCGGTCGAGAACCTCAGGGCGAAGCAGGAGGCGCTCGACCGGGCCAAGGACCTGAACCGGATCACGAAGATCAAGATCGACGTGGGCGCGCTCGCGCCGATCGACATCGTCCAGACCGAGGTCACGATCGCCCAGCGCGAGCAGGACATCATCATCGCCGAGGGCCTCATCGGCGACGCGCAGGACCGCCTCCGGCGCCTCCTGAACGTCCAGTCGGTGCCGGATTGGAACCGGCCCATCGTCCCCACCGACCGCCCCACGCGCGAGTCGCTCCGCTCCGGCTTCGTCGCGGACGTGAACCAGGGCTACGAGTCGGCGCTGAAGGTCCGGCCCGAGATCCGGCAGTCCCTCCTGAACATCGAGGCGAAGAAGGTCACGGCCTCGTACCAGCAGAACCAGCTCAGGCCGCGCCTCGACCTTTCCGGCGGCTACGGCCGGGCCGGTCTTGGGGCGAACGGGCTCGGCGTCGACGCCGACGGCAATCCGTACGATCTCTCCTACTCGTCGGCCCTGACCCAGATCGGCCGTGGCGACTACCCCGCGTGGAGCGTCGGCCTCGTCTTCGCGATCCCGATCGGGAACCGCGCCGCGAAGGGCAACGCCGCCATCGCGAACGCCGACCTCGAGCTCGCCCGGACGAGCCTCGCGATCACGAAGGCGAACCTGCAGGTCGAGGTGCGCACCGCCGCGCGCAACATCGACACCGCGTATCGCAGCGTGCAGGCCGCTTCGAAGGCGCGCGAGCTCGCCGAGCGCAACCTCGATGCCGAGAAGAAGAAGTACGAGAACGGGATGACGACGTCGTTCCAGGTCGCGCAGATCCAGAACGACCTCACGACCGCACGCACGATCGAGCTGCAGGCGGTCGCGGGCTACCTCAAGTCCCTCGTCTCGTGGCACAAGGCGATCGGCGACCTCCTCCCTCAGAAGAACGTCGTCCTGAGCGGCCTGAACGTGTCGCTCGACCCGGCGCCGGCGGAGGAAGGGAACGTCCGGTGA
- the trmD gene encoding tRNA (guanosine(37)-N1)-methyltransferase TrmD, producing the protein MRFDVVTLFPGYFASPFDESLVGRAVEAGLLDLRVLDLRDFSDDAHRKVDDEPYGGGPGMVLTAPVIFAAVDALRGEAGAPAPHVVFLSPQGRRFDASVAKELAARPRVALVCGRYEGVDERTREAGLFDEEISLGDFVLSGGEVAALAIVEAVSRYVPGVVGDAGSVRADSFEDGLLDHPHYSRPREFRGLAVPDVLFSGHHELIRRWRRQQQLEATWKRRPDLLERAPLSAEERATLERLAGRPRST; encoded by the coding sequence ATGCGCTTCGACGTCGTGACTCTCTTTCCCGGGTACTTCGCCTCGCCCTTCGACGAGTCGCTCGTCGGCCGAGCGGTGGAGGCCGGGCTCCTCGACCTGCGTGTCCTGGACCTGCGCGACTTCAGCGACGACGCCCACCGGAAGGTGGACGACGAACCCTACGGCGGCGGCCCCGGAATGGTCCTCACCGCTCCCGTGATCTTCGCGGCCGTGGACGCGCTGCGGGGCGAGGCGGGCGCTCCGGCGCCGCATGTCGTCTTCCTTTCCCCGCAGGGGCGCCGGTTCGACGCCTCCGTGGCGAAGGAGCTCGCGGCCCGGCCGCGCGTCGCCCTCGTGTGCGGGCGTTACGAAGGCGTCGACGAGCGCACGCGGGAGGCCGGCCTCTTCGACGAGGAGATCTCGCTCGGCGACTTCGTCCTCTCCGGTGGGGAGGTCGCGGCCCTCGCGATCGTCGAGGCCGTCTCGCGCTACGTGCCCGGCGTCGTCGGCGACGCGGGGAGCGTTCGCGCGGACAGCTTCGAGGACGGCCTCCTCGACCACCCCCACTACAGCAGGCCGCGGGAGTTCCGGGGCCTCGCCGTTCCGGACGTCCTTTTCTCGGGCCACCATGAGCTGATCCGCCGCTGGCGGCGCCAGCAGCAGCTCGAGGCCACGTGGAAGCGCCGTCCCGATCTGCTCGAAAGGGCTCCCCTCTCAGCGGAGGAAAGGGCCACCCTTGAGCGACTTGCCGGGCGGCCGCGATCCACGTAG
- the rpsP gene encoding 30S ribosomal protein S16 yields the protein MLKIRLRRVGGTNAPAYRIVVSDSRRTPTAKVLEELGHYDPTKNPPLLKLDREKAKAWIAKGASASETVRKLIAKPA from the coding sequence ATGCTCAAGATCCGTCTGCGCCGCGTCGGCGGCACGAACGCCCCGGCCTACCGTATCGTCGTCTCCGACAGCCGCCGCACGCCGACCGCCAAGGTCCTCGAGGAGCTCGGCCACTACGACCCCACGAAGAACCCGCCGCTTCTCAAGCTCGATCGTGAGAAGGCGAAGGCGTGGATCGCGAAGGGCGCCTCCGCCTCCGAGACCGTGCGGAAGCTCATCGCGAAACCCGCCTGA
- a CDS encoding YIP1 family protein: MSDLAPAASAPVPGIGPVEAVVGTFTKPSDTFGRLVARPTWWLPLLLTLLATAGSFWIVMPKIDMDRTIRESIEKRMEKSGRTVSPEVVQRQVEAAKKMTPLYLGIGVVAAIVFFFVIALVLWGGAKAMGAEARYAQLLAIWGHSGLPSLVGVLISIPIFLQLPDASLTQEGAQHVLKSNVGAFLDESTPVALRSLASSVDIFSIAVLCLLVLGFRKLPGLSKGAATWTPIVLWLVAVAVKVAWKAVMG, encoded by the coding sequence GTGAGCGACCTCGCGCCCGCGGCCTCCGCCCCCGTCCCGGGCATCGGCCCCGTCGAGGCGGTCGTCGGCACGTTCACGAAGCCGTCCGACACGTTCGGGCGGCTCGTCGCGCGCCCGACGTGGTGGCTGCCGCTCCTCCTCACTCTGCTGGCGACGGCGGGGTCGTTCTGGATCGTGATGCCGAAGATCGACATGGACCGCACGATTCGCGAGTCGATCGAAAAGCGCATGGAGAAGAGTGGCCGCACGGTTTCGCCCGAGGTCGTCCAGCGGCAGGTCGAAGCCGCGAAGAAGATGACGCCCCTCTACCTCGGCATCGGCGTCGTCGCGGCGATCGTCTTCTTCTTCGTGATCGCGCTCGTCCTCTGGGGCGGCGCGAAGGCCATGGGAGCCGAGGCGCGGTACGCGCAGCTCCTCGCGATCTGGGGGCACTCGGGGCTCCCAAGCCTCGTCGGCGTCCTGATCTCGATTCCGATCTTCCTGCAGCTGCCCGACGCCTCCCTCACGCAGGAGGGCGCGCAGCACGTCCTGAAGTCCAACGTCGGCGCGTTCCTCGACGAGTCGACGCCGGTCGCCCTGCGCTCGCTCGCCTCGTCCGTCGACATCTTCTCGATCGCGGTCCTGTGCCTGCTCGTCCTCGGATTCCGCAAGCTCCCGGGTCTCTCGAAGGGCGCCGCCACGTGGACGCCGATCGTCCTGTGGCTCGTCGCGGTGGCCGTCAAGGTCGCGTGGAAGGCGGTCATGGGATGA
- a CDS encoding ABC transporter ATP-binding protein encodes MSALPRPGEAEPLLSVRDLHRTFERRGGFFAPPVRVAAVNGVAFDLPAARTLALVGESGSGKSTTARLILRLLAADRGTVFFGGADWLSLPLKELNARRREIGVVFQDPATSLDPRQSVGEIVGEPLVIHRIGSRVERRERVAGLLASVGLASSALGKKPHEFSGGQRQRIAIARALATEPRLVVLDEPVSSLDVSVRAQVLNLLLDLQRDTPSRPAYLFIGHDLSVVRWIADRTAVMYLGRIVEEAPTEALFAAPRHPYTALLLASQPRRHPGDPAAATLQAPGEPPSPAAPPPGCPFHPRCPSARPVCSQEVPRLLVDPANAERSVACHAPL; translated from the coding sequence ATGAGCGCGCTCCCGCGTCCGGGCGAGGCGGAGCCGCTCCTCTCCGTCCGCGATCTCCACCGGACGTTCGAGCGCCGCGGGGGTTTCTTCGCGCCGCCCGTTCGCGTCGCCGCCGTAAACGGTGTCGCGTTCGACCTGCCGGCCGCGCGGACGCTTGCGCTCGTGGGGGAGTCGGGATCGGGCAAGAGCACGACCGCGCGGCTGATCCTGAGGCTCCTCGCCGCCGACCGTGGGACGGTGTTCTTCGGGGGCGCCGACTGGCTGTCGCTCCCGCTCAAGGAGCTGAACGCCCGCCGGCGCGAGATCGGCGTCGTCTTCCAGGATCCCGCGACTTCGCTCGACCCGCGGCAGTCCGTGGGCGAGATCGTCGGCGAGCCTCTCGTCATCCACCGGATCGGCTCGCGCGTCGAGCGGCGCGAGCGCGTGGCCGGGCTGCTCGCGTCGGTGGGCCTGGCCTCGTCCGCGCTCGGAAAGAAGCCCCACGAGTTCTCCGGAGGTCAGAGGCAGCGGATCGCGATCGCGCGCGCCCTCGCGACGGAGCCCCGCCTCGTCGTTCTCGACGAGCCCGTGTCGTCCCTCGACGTCTCGGTTCGCGCCCAGGTCCTCAACCTGCTCCTCGACCTCCAGCGCGACACCCCGTCGCGGCCGGCGTACCTTTTCATCGGGCACGATCTTTCCGTCGTCCGATGGATCGCGGACCGGACCGCCGTCATGTATCTCGGGCGCATCGTCGAGGAAGCGCCGACGGAGGCTCTCTTTGCCGCGCCTCGCCACCCGTACACCGCGCTTCTCCTCGCCTCCCAGCCGCGCCGGCACCCGGGCGACCCCGCCGCGGCGACCCTCCAGGCGCCCGGCGAGCCGCCGTCGCCCGCCGCGCCGCCTCCGGGGTGTCCCTTCCACCCTCGGTGCCCGTCCGCCCGTCCGGTCTGCTCGCAGGAGGTCCCGCGCTTGCTCGTGGATCCGGCGAACGCCGAGCGCTCGGTGGCCTGTCACGCCCCTCTCTAA
- a CDS encoding ribonuclease HII → MGPGAGRNACDLGSERKRVSALFRIEDDARAEGHRLIAGVDEVGRGCLAGPVYAGAVVFEGPQPLLGLDDSKALLPEVREDLDVRIRAAAAGAAVGAATAAEIDALGIVDATLLAMRRALENLARAGATPSLVFFDAVHMPGLDVPQRAFIRGDARVAAIAAASIVAKTARDARMDELDDVFPFYGFSSHRGYGTPEHLAALRRHGPSPEHRLTFERVLVRRRAGAPRAA, encoded by the coding sequence ATGGGACCTGGCGCCGGCCGGAATGCATGCGACCTGGGGTCTGAGAGGAAACGTGTCTCTGCATTGTTTCGGATCGAGGACGACGCGCGTGCCGAAGGCCACCGGTTGATCGCCGGCGTCGACGAGGTCGGGCGGGGCTGCCTCGCGGGACCGGTCTACGCGGGCGCGGTCGTGTTCGAGGGGCCGCAGCCGCTCCTCGGCCTCGACGACTCCAAGGCGCTCCTGCCCGAGGTTCGCGAGGACCTCGACGTCCGCATCCGTGCCGCGGCCGCGGGGGCCGCGGTCGGCGCGGCGACCGCCGCGGAGATTGATGCGCTCGGCATTGTGGACGCGACGCTTCTCGCGATGCGCCGGGCCCTCGAGAACCTCGCGCGCGCCGGCGCGACTCCGTCACTCGTGTTCTTCGACGCGGTCCACATGCCCGGCCTCGACGTCCCGCAGCGCGCCTTCATCCGGGGCGACGCGCGGGTCGCGGCGATCGCCGCCGCGTCGATCGTCGCCAAGACCGCGCGCGACGCGCGGATGGACGAGCTCGACGACGTCTTCCCGTTTTACGGCTTCTCGTCGCACCGCGGCTACGGGACGCCGGAGCACCTCGCGGCGCTGAGGCGCCACGGGCCGAGCCCGGAGCACCGCCTCACCTTCGAACGCGTCCTCGTGCGCCGCCGCGCCGGGGCGCCCCGGGCGGCCTGA
- the rplS gene encoding 50S ribosomal protein L19 — MSDKLLMAEKAGLRSDVPPFAPGDTVKVHVKVKEGEKERIQVFQGLVIARKGGGVRETFTVRKISQGVGVERTFPVHSPVLERIEVERHGQVRRAKLYYLRARRGKAARIAEKRDN, encoded by the coding sequence ATGTCGGACAAGCTTCTGATGGCCGAGAAGGCCGGACTCAGGTCGGATGTTCCCCCGTTCGCTCCCGGCGACACGGTCAAGGTCCACGTCAAGGTCAAGGAAGGCGAAAAGGAACGCATCCAGGTCTTCCAGGGCCTCGTCATCGCCCGCAAGGGCGGCGGCGTGAGGGAGACGTTCACGGTTCGCAAGATCTCCCAGGGTGTCGGCGTCGAGCGCACGTTCCCCGTGCACTCTCCCGTCCTCGAGCGCATCGAAGTGGAGCGCCACGGACAGGTTCGCCGCGCGAAGCTCTACTATCTCCGCGCGCGCCGCGGCAAGGCCGCCCGCATCGCCGAGAAGCGCGACAACTAA
- a CDS encoding DUF309 domain-containing protein: protein MKGLEEFRAGRFFEAHEEWESLWMTSEGDAKLFLQALIQVAAACVHLTRGNAAPGVRLLTLADEKLARFANAFGGINTDFLRKEIRQAAERVGRGDAPDEVAKAIRL, encoded by the coding sequence ATGAAGGGCCTCGAGGAGTTCCGCGCCGGGCGCTTCTTCGAGGCGCACGAGGAGTGGGAGTCGCTCTGGATGACGTCGGAGGGCGACGCGAAGCTCTTCCTCCAGGCGCTCATCCAGGTGGCGGCCGCCTGCGTCCACCTCACGCGCGGCAACGCCGCGCCCGGGGTACGGCTGCTGACTCTCGCCGACGAGAAGCTCGCGCGCTTCGCGAACGCCTTCGGAGGAATCAATACGGATTTTCTTAGAAAGGAAATCAGGCAGGCAGCGGAGCGAGTCGGGCGGGGCGACGCGCCGGACGAGGTCGCGAAGGCAATTCGGCTTTAG
- a CDS encoding HAD-IA family hydrolase: MARALLLDLGNVLVRFDHGLTLARLEEVTGISAATLKPHVFGPLERDFDLGRIGAGAFFRAVEAAATLPRLPDDVWIPAWRDIFFRDERALALLLRLAPGVTPVLVSNTNALHWEGVLAVAPEIPRLLPRRALSFEIGAAKPDPAHFAAALALANAAPRDAVFADDRAEMVEAARALGIDAFVVRSSKTLEEDLARRELLSS, encoded by the coding sequence GTGGCGCGCGCCCTCCTTCTCGACCTCGGCAACGTCCTCGTCCGCTTCGACCACGGGCTGACGCTCGCGCGGCTCGAGGAAGTCACGGGCATTTCCGCAGCCACGCTGAAGCCGCACGTCTTCGGACCGCTCGAGCGCGACTTCGACCTCGGGCGCATCGGCGCGGGCGCGTTCTTCCGCGCCGTGGAAGCGGCCGCGACCCTCCCCCGGCTTCCCGACGACGTCTGGATTCCGGCGTGGCGCGACATCTTCTTCCGAGACGAGCGCGCCCTCGCGCTGCTTCTGCGGCTTGCGCCGGGCGTCACGCCGGTCCTCGTGTCGAATACGAACGCGCTCCACTGGGAGGGCGTTCTCGCCGTCGCTCCCGAGATTCCCCGCCTCCTGCCGCGGCGCGCTCTCTCGTTCGAGATCGGCGCCGCCAAGCCCGATCCGGCGCACTTCGCCGCGGCTCTCGCCCTCGCAAACGCGGCGCCGCGCGACGCCGTCTTCGCGGACGACCGCGCCGAGATGGTCGAGGCGGCGCGGGCGCTCGGGATCGACGCGTTCGTGGTCCGGTCCTCGAAGACGCTGGAGGAAGATCTCGCACGACGGGAACTTCTGAGCTCGTGA
- the ffh gene encoding signal recognition particle protein, with amino-acid sequence MFESLSNRLQRVFKELRGEGHLTEFHVDEALKEIRTALLEADVNLSVVKDFTAAVREKAVGQEVLTSFSPAQQVIKIVRDELTAILGGQQAPLAIKKRPSVILLVGLQGSGKTTTAAKLALHLKKGFGKQVLLIPADVHRPAATEQLRTLAKENGLMAFDPKGEMDAVARARAAVKDAKLFGYDVAIVDTAGRLHVDEVLMDEVARIRAATEPDEILFVADAMTGQDAVRSAEAFGAKLPLTGVILTKTDGDARGGAALSLAKVVGKPLKFTGTGEKVADLEPFHPDRAASRLLGLGDVLTLIEKVSAETDEAAALRAAEKLRKNTFTLTDLREQMTQLKKMGSLGSLLGHLPKVGPMKQLHDLEIPENATKSLEAMIDSMTPAEREDPKILDAGRKKRIAKGSGTSVPEVNQLLKQYLSMKKMMKGAARMRG; translated from the coding sequence ATGTTCGAGTCCCTCTCCAACCGGCTGCAGCGTGTCTTCAAGGAGCTGCGCGGCGAAGGCCACCTGACCGAGTTCCACGTCGACGAGGCGCTGAAGGAGATCCGCACGGCGCTCCTGGAGGCCGACGTCAACCTGAGCGTCGTCAAGGACTTCACGGCCGCCGTCCGGGAGAAGGCCGTGGGGCAGGAGGTCCTGACTTCCTTCTCGCCCGCCCAGCAGGTCATCAAGATCGTCCGGGACGAGCTGACGGCCATCCTCGGCGGCCAGCAGGCGCCTCTCGCGATCAAGAAGCGGCCGTCCGTGATCCTTCTCGTCGGCCTTCAGGGCTCGGGCAAGACCACGACCGCGGCCAAGCTGGCCCTCCACCTCAAGAAGGGCTTCGGCAAGCAGGTTCTTCTCATTCCGGCCGACGTGCACCGCCCGGCCGCGACCGAGCAGCTCCGGACGCTCGCGAAAGAGAACGGCCTGATGGCGTTCGACCCGAAGGGCGAGATGGACGCCGTGGCCCGGGCGCGGGCGGCCGTGAAGGATGCGAAGCTCTTCGGCTACGACGTGGCGATCGTCGACACCGCGGGCCGGCTCCACGTCGACGAGGTCCTCATGGACGAGGTCGCACGCATCCGGGCCGCCACCGAGCCCGACGAGATCCTCTTCGTCGCGGACGCGATGACCGGCCAGGACGCCGTGCGCTCGGCGGAGGCGTTCGGCGCGAAGCTCCCGCTCACGGGCGTCATCCTGACGAAGACGGACGGCGACGCGCGCGGCGGCGCCGCGCTCTCGCTCGCGAAGGTCGTCGGCAAGCCCCTGAAGTTCACGGGCACCGGCGAGAAGGTCGCGGACCTCGAGCCGTTCCACCCGGACCGCGCCGCATCGCGCCTCCTCGGCCTCGGCGACGTCCTGACCCTCATCGAGAAGGTCTCCGCCGAGACCGACGAGGCCGCGGCCCTCCGCGCGGCGGAGAAGCTCCGGAAGAACACGTTCACGCTGACGGACCTGCGCGAGCAGATGACGCAGCTGAAGAAGATGGGTTCGCTCGGCAGCCTGCTCGGCCACCTCCCGAAGGTCGGGCCGATGAAGCAGCTCCACGACCTCGAGATCCCCGAGAACGCCACAAAGAGCCTCGAGGCGATGATCGACTCGATGACGCCCGCCGAGCGGGAGGATCCGAAGATCCTCGACGCCGGCCGCAAGAAGCGAATCGCGAAGGGCTCGGGGACGAGCGTTCCCGAGGTCAACCAGCTCCTCAAGCAATACCTCTCGATGAAGAAGATGATGAAGGGCGCCGCGCGCATGCGCGGCTGA
- a CDS encoding thioredoxin family protein: MKRGTVLAGVLIAFAVAATGCRGREEGASPAGEPLDHSKKSSSSSLSLPFVALSFDEALARARAEKKLVFVDLYADWCTWCTKMDEEVFVEPRVQKALLAFVPIKVDTDKSSGRAVANRYRVAGLPAYLVVNGDGELVARFDGYLPVEAFLRKLGRTAGGSG; the protein is encoded by the coding sequence GTGAAGAGGGGAACGGTTCTCGCCGGCGTGCTGATCGCTTTTGCCGTCGCCGCCACCGGCTGCCGCGGCCGCGAGGAGGGTGCTTCGCCGGCGGGTGAGCCTCTCGACCATTCGAAGAAATCTTCCTCTTCCTCCCTCTCTCTCCCCTTTGTCGCCCTCTCCTTCGACGAGGCCCTTGCCCGGGCGCGCGCCGAGAAGAAGCTGGTCTTCGTCGACCTGTACGCGGACTGGTGCACCTGGTGCACGAAGATGGACGAAGAGGTCTTCGTCGAACCGCGCGTTCAGAAGGCGCTTCTCGCCTTCGTTCCGATCAAGGTGGACACCGACAAGAGCAGCGGGCGCGCGGTCGCGAATCGCTATCGGGTCGCGGGCCTGCCCGCGTATCTCGTCGTGAACGGCGACGGGGAGCTCGTGGCGCGCTTCGACGGCTACCTGCCCGTCGAGGCGTTCCTTCGGAAGCTCGGTCGCACCGCGGGCGGCAGCGGCTGA
- a CDS encoding ABC transporter ATP-binding protein, with translation MSAPPASTSTPLLTVRALTIAVPGLTGESETVVDGVSFEILAGEVVALVGESGCGKSLTGLALLDLVPPPVRIASGEVIFEGRDVRALAPREKERLRGGGIGLVFQEPGSALDPVRTIGSELAGVLRRHRGLSRSEAQAEAVTWLHRVALPDPERQMDALPHLMSGGMRQRAMLALALAGGPRLLVADEPTTALDVTIQAQILALLLDLKRELGLAILLVTHDLGVVAETADRALVMYAGEIVESASVADLFDRPAHPYTRGLLASRPAAGEAGGGRRLPALAGTVPEPGQRPRGCAFEPRCPEAFGRCRAARPTLLGVPGTGSEAACFLVDAPAEMAR, from the coding sequence GTGAGCGCGCCGCCGGCCTCCACCTCGACCCCACTCCTCACCGTCCGCGCCCTCACGATCGCCGTCCCGGGCCTCACGGGCGAGTCGGAGACGGTCGTCGACGGCGTCTCGTTCGAGATCCTCGCGGGGGAGGTCGTGGCGCTCGTGGGCGAATCCGGCTGCGGCAAGAGCCTCACGGGGCTCGCGCTCCTCGACCTCGTTCCGCCTCCGGTGCGCATCGCTTCGGGCGAGGTGATTTTCGAGGGGCGCGACGTGCGCGCGCTGGCGCCGCGCGAGAAGGAGCGGCTGCGCGGCGGCGGGATCGGCCTCGTCTTCCAGGAGCCGGGCAGCGCCCTCGACCCCGTGCGGACGATCGGGTCCGAGCTCGCCGGGGTCCTGCGCCGCCACCGCGGACTCTCGCGCTCCGAGGCGCAAGCCGAGGCCGTGACGTGGCTCCACCGCGTGGCCCTGCCGGACCCGGAGCGGCAGATGGACGCGCTCCCGCACCTCATGTCGGGCGGGATGCGGCAGCGGGCGATGCTCGCGCTCGCCCTCGCGGGCGGACCGCGCCTTCTCGTCGCGGACGAGCCGACGACTGCGCTCGACGTCACGATCCAGGCCCAGATCCTCGCGCTCCTGCTCGACCTGAAGCGCGAGCTCGGCCTCGCGATCCTTCTGGTGACCCACGACCTCGGCGTCGTGGCCGAGACGGCGGACCGCGCGCTCGTGATGTACGCGGGCGAGATCGTCGAGAGCGCCTCGGTCGCCGACCTCTTCGACCGGCCCGCGCACCCGTACACGCGCGGGCTTCTCGCATCGCGCCCCGCTGCCGGAGAGGCCGGAGGGGGGCGGAGGCTGCCGGCTCTCGCGGGAACCGTGCCCGAGCCGGGGCAGCGTCCGCGGGGCTGCGCCTTCGAGCCGCGCTGCCCGGAGGCGTTCGGCCGCTGCCGGGCCGCGCGGCCCACGCTGCTCGGCGTGCCCGGAACGGGCTCGGAGGCCGCGTGCTTTCTCGTCGACGCTCCCGCGGAGATGGCCCGATGA
- the rimM gene encoding 16S rRNA processing protein RimM yields the protein MTSPEDRVVIGRVVKPHGLKGEVVVEVLTDFPERFSEGLRVRLSGGAHEVREVRIAAARPHQDRVLLTFEGISDVSAAATLRNAELSVNAQDVAPRPDGFVYHWEIEGAEAFDEKGSRLGRVSSLADAGGRPILVLETVRGEREVPFTAPIVVSVDVARKRIVLNPPPGLLD from the coding sequence GTGACCTCGCCCGAAGACCGGGTCGTGATCGGCAGGGTCGTGAAGCCCCACGGCCTGAAGGGCGAGGTCGTCGTCGAAGTGCTGACGGATTTTCCGGAGAGATTCTCTGAAGGGTTAAGAGTCCGCCTCTCCGGCGGTGCGCACGAGGTGCGAGAGGTCCGCATCGCGGCGGCACGCCCGCATCAGGACCGCGTTCTCCTCACCTTCGAAGGAATTTCGGACGTTTCGGCGGCCGCGACGCTCAGGAACGCGGAGTTGAGCGTGAACGCGCAGGACGTCGCTCCCCGCCCCGATGGCTTCGTCTACCACTGGGAGATCGAGGGGGCGGAGGCCTTCGACGAGAAGGGCAGCCGGCTCGGGCGCGTCAGTTCCCTCGCCGACGCGGGCGGGCGCCCGATCCTCGTCCTCGAGACGGTACGGGGGGAGCGGGAGGTCCCGTTCACGGCCCCCATCGTCGTGTCGGTCGACGTCGCGCGAAAACGCATCGTCCTCAATCCGCCACCAGGTCTCCTCGACTGA